A genomic window from Myxococcales bacterium includes:
- a CDS encoding CpaF family protein, translating into MIPKEIFEETLLQFFGPIRPLLEDPGVSDIMINGPGQIYFEKKGTLHLSDSKFESVEHLTAALRNAAQYVGKHIDEERPILEGRLPDGSRIEAVLPPAAPDGPCVSIRRFFKETLTVQRLINFGAMTDEVAEALKVFVASKLNVLIAGGTGSGKTSMLNALSSFIPDEERVVIIEDSRELQLQRVHVCQLEARPPDPKGKGEVKIRDLFRATLRLRPDRIVVGEIRGGEALDLVQAMTSGHGGCMSTLHATYPRDTITRLETMGMMSDVDMPLHALRVQIASAVNLIVQVSRLQDGSRKITHVTEVLGYDATTSSYQMQDIFVREYQGFDPSGKIESTIGPTGIIPRCIEQLHEHGLDLPASVYEAAQRRR; encoded by the coding sequence ATGATTCCGAAGGAAATATTCGAAGAGACGCTCCTCCAGTTCTTCGGCCCCATCCGGCCCCTCCTCGAGGATCCGGGCGTCAGCGACATCATGATCAACGGGCCGGGGCAGATCTACTTCGAGAAGAAGGGGACGCTCCACCTCTCCGACTCGAAGTTCGAGAGCGTCGAGCACCTCACCGCGGCGCTCCGCAACGCCGCGCAGTACGTCGGCAAGCACATCGACGAAGAGCGACCGATCCTCGAGGGGCGCCTGCCCGACGGATCGCGTATCGAGGCCGTGCTTCCGCCGGCGGCCCCCGACGGCCCCTGCGTGTCGATCCGCCGGTTCTTCAAGGAGACCCTCACCGTCCAGCGCCTCATCAACTTCGGCGCCATGACCGACGAGGTCGCCGAGGCGCTGAAGGTGTTCGTCGCGTCGAAGCTCAACGTGCTCATCGCCGGCGGCACGGGGTCTGGCAAGACCTCGATGTTGAACGCGCTCTCGTCCTTCATCCCCGACGAAGAGCGCGTCGTCATCATCGAAGACTCCCGCGAGCTGCAGCTCCAGCGCGTGCACGTGTGCCAGCTCGAAGCGCGCCCGCCCGATCCAAAGGGCAAGGGCGAGGTGAAGATCCGCGACCTGTTCCGCGCGACCCTCCGCCTCCGCCCCGACCGCATCGTCGTGGGCGAGATCCGCGGCGGCGAGGCGCTCGACCTCGTGCAAGCCATGACCTCGGGCCACGGCGGCTGTATGTCCACGCTCCACGCCACGTACCCGCGCGACACCATCACCCGCCTCGAGACCATGGGCATGATGAGCGACGTCGACATGCCGCTCCACGCGCTCCGCGTGCAGATCGCCTCGGCCGTGAACCTCATCGTTCAGGTGTCGCGCCTCCAGGACGGCAGCCGCAAGATCACGCACGTGACCGAGGTCTTGGGGTATGATGCGACCACGAGCTCGTATCAGATGCAGGACATCTTCGTGCGCGAGTACCAAGGGTTCGACCCGTCCGGAAAGATCGAGAGCACGATCGGCCCGACCGGGATCATCCCTCGTTGCATCGAGCAACTGCACGAGCACGGGCTCGACCTGCCGGCCTCGGTCTACGAAGCCGCGCAGCGTCGGCGCTGA
- a CDS encoding tetratricopeptide repeat protein, producing the protein MALGAAACGPPSVSETIKADVATYSREHTVDKLISRGRGFAAVGDYVRAEEYLADALAQGGDPRQIMPLLLEVCIKESRFRLAAKYAREHLVKHPNDVRVRLVLASLYSATEEPKLARVEFERVLAARPNDAQAHYALAVLLRDAEQDLVAADAHFREYLRLDPKGSHVEEARASILHRVEGDTP; encoded by the coding sequence GTGGCGCTCGGTGCCGCTGCGTGCGGGCCGCCCTCCGTGTCGGAGACCATCAAGGCAGACGTGGCCACGTACAGCCGCGAGCACACCGTCGACAAGCTCATCTCGCGTGGGCGCGGCTTCGCGGCGGTGGGCGACTACGTGCGCGCGGAGGAGTACCTGGCCGACGCGCTCGCCCAAGGCGGCGACCCTCGGCAGATCATGCCGCTGCTGCTCGAGGTGTGCATCAAGGAGTCGCGCTTTCGGCTCGCGGCGAAGTACGCGCGCGAGCACCTCGTGAAACACCCGAACGACGTGCGCGTGCGCCTCGTGCTCGCGTCGCTGTACTCGGCGACCGAGGAGCCCAAGCTCGCCCGCGTCGAGTTCGAGCGCGTGCTCGCGGCGCGCCCCAACGACGCCCAAGCGCACTACGCGCTCGCCGTGCTGCTGCGGGACGCGGAGCAAGATCTCGTGGCCGCGGACGCTCATTTTCGCGAGTACCTCCGGCTCGACCCGAAGGGCTCTCACGTCGAGGAAGCGCGGGCCTCCATCCTTCACCGCGTCGAGGGCGATACGCCATGA